In Betaproteobacteria bacterium, one genomic interval encodes:
- a CDS encoding ABC transporter substrate-binding protein gives MNHAAPIRSAFVIAICALFIAAADAKTLRYASQDDPQTLDPHSANLQPTTRVLAQVYEGLVGRDRNFKLVPALAVSWSQPDAKTWRFKLRSNVKFHDGQSFSADDVVFSVERALHPLSQLKSSLQGVAGARKVDNFTVDLAMKEPNPVLLNHLFQFRILSREWAVKNRAEAPQNYKDREDTYASRNTNGTGPFKVTLRQPDVKTVLVANGDWWNKNSPEKGNLTQVDLLPVKSNATRAAALLSGEVDFVIDPPPQDTARLKANANVKVVEGAEARVQYLAFDTNRSELMYSDVKGKNPLKDVRVRQAIAHAIDVEAIKEKVMRGLSVPTGSMIGPGVQGYSKEAEKRYAFDKEKAKSLLAEAGYPNGFAITLDCGNVQPAADICQAIPPMLSQVGIRASPNIVPQATYYPKLQKFDTSMYILSWGSVTSDALYTLQLLLHTSTGENTGLGDSNYGRYSNPKMDELISRIKVESDMKKRDALIREALLLNNRDVAVLPLHQALVPWAMRKNVDAVFSPNNIPYFFRFKLN, from the coding sequence ATGAATCATGCCGCACCAATCCGATCAGCGTTCGTCATTGCCATTTGCGCGCTGTTCATTGCCGCCGCCGATGCAAAAACGTTGCGCTATGCCAGCCAGGATGACCCGCAGACACTGGATCCGCATTCGGCCAATCTGCAACCCACCACCCGCGTCCTGGCCCAAGTCTACGAAGGCCTGGTCGGGCGCGACAGGAATTTCAAGCTGGTACCGGCCTTGGCGGTTTCGTGGAGCCAGCCCGATGCAAAAACGTGGCGCTTCAAGCTGCGTTCCAACGTCAAGTTCCACGACGGCCAATCCTTCAGCGCCGACGATGTAGTGTTCTCCGTCGAGCGCGCTCTGCATCCCCTGTCGCAATTGAAATCTTCGCTGCAAGGTGTCGCCGGCGCCAGGAAAGTCGACAACTTCACTGTCGACCTGGCGATGAAGGAACCCAATCCCGTCCTCTTGAATCACCTTTTCCAGTTCCGCATCTTGTCCAGGGAATGGGCGGTCAAGAACAGGGCGGAAGCGCCGCAGAATTACAAGGATCGCGAAGATACCTACGCCTCGCGCAACACCAATGGCACGGGTCCGTTCAAAGTCACGTTACGCCAGCCCGATGTCAAAACCGTGCTCGTTGCTAATGGTGACTGGTGGAACAAAAACAGTCCGGAGAAAGGCAACCTGACGCAGGTGGATTTGTTGCCGGTTAAATCCAACGCGACTCGCGCGGCAGCGCTGTTGTCGGGCGAAGTCGATTTCGTGATCGACCCGCCGCCGCAGGACACCGCGCGCCTGAAAGCCAATGCCAACGTGAAGGTCGTCGAAGGTGCGGAAGCGCGGGTGCAATATCTGGCATTTGACACGAATCGCAGTGAACTCATGTATAGCGATGTGAAAGGCAAGAACCCGCTGAAAGACGTGCGGGTGCGTCAAGCGATTGCCCATGCCATCGATGTCGAGGCCATCAAGGAGAAAGTGATGCGCGGCCTGTCGGTCCCGACCGGCTCCATGATCGGCCCGGGCGTGCAGGGATACAGCAAGGAAGCCGAGAAGCGCTACGCCTTCGACAAGGAAAAAGCCAAGAGCCTGCTGGCTGAAGCGGGATATCCAAACGGCTTCGCCATTACGCTCGATTGCGGCAATGTGCAGCCGGCCGCCGACATTTGCCAGGCGATCCCGCCGATGCTCTCGCAGGTGGGCATTCGCGCGTCACCGAATATTGTCCCTCAAGCGACTTACTATCCGAAGCTCCAGAAGTTCGACACCAGCATGTACATTCTTTCCTGGGGCAGTGTCACGTCCGATGCGCTGTACACGCTGCAACTGTTGCTGCATACCAGCACCGGCGAAAATACCGGCTTGGGCGATTCGAATTACGGTCGCTATTCGAACCCGAAAATGGATGAGTTGATTTCAAGGATCAAGGTCGAAAGCGACATGAAAAAGCGTGATGCCCTCATTCGCGAAGCCTTGCTTCTGAACAACCGCGACGTCGCCGTGCTGCCGTTGCATCAGGCGCTGGTGCCGTGGGCGATGCGCAAGAATGTAGATGCGGTATTCTCGCCCAACAACATTCCATACTTTTTCCGATTCAAGCTGAACTAA
- a CDS encoding ABC transporter substrate-binding protein: MEVSLRLSNQLNASARAFAFAGLASFALIATIVDAKTFRWASAGDILTMDPHSQNEGFNNPMNDHVYESLLTRDKAMGLEPCLAVSWRQVDANTMRFKLRDKVTFHNGEVFTADDVVFSLNRAMEKTSDYKAYIEGIKEVKVDNLTVDVISAGPNPTLLDQLTQVRVLNKAWAIKFNVQRPTDFKAKEESYAVRNANGTGAYVLKSREPDVKTVFVANSNWWGKREGDADEVIYTPIKSDSTRVAALVSGEVDLILDPPVQDIAKLKENKDLKIVEGNENRTIFVNFDQGRDELLYGSKGKNPFKDLRVRQAMLLTIDVPAIHKTVMRGLALPTMSMIAPQVRGYSKDLEKRPTVDVEKAKKLMADAGFTNGFDVTFDCPNDRYKNDEKICTAIAGMLSKIGIRIKLNAMPKAAFFPKVQNSDTSMYLYGWGVPTFDSLYTLQEIIRTKGKGGDGANNYCGYSNVKADALIDKLKTETDFTRRTELTREALLLAQADVGHIPLHHQVIPWAMRKNISVVHTANNALYAKWVVIK, encoded by the coding sequence ATGGAGGTTTCCTTGAGATTATCCAATCAACTCAACGCCAGCGCGCGCGCATTTGCATTCGCCGGCCTGGCGAGTTTTGCGCTCATTGCCACCATTGTGGATGCCAAGACCTTCCGCTGGGCCAGTGCCGGCGACATCCTGACCATGGATCCGCATTCACAAAACGAGGGCTTCAACAACCCGATGAACGACCATGTGTACGAATCGCTGCTGACGCGCGACAAAGCAATGGGCCTGGAGCCGTGTCTGGCAGTTTCCTGGAGGCAGGTCGACGCCAACACCATGCGCTTCAAACTGCGCGACAAGGTGACCTTTCACAATGGCGAAGTGTTCACCGCCGACGACGTCGTGTTCTCGCTCAACCGGGCCATGGAAAAAACATCCGATTACAAGGCCTACATCGAGGGTATCAAGGAAGTTAAAGTCGACAACCTGACCGTCGATGTCATTTCTGCGGGCCCGAACCCGACGCTGCTGGATCAACTGACTCAAGTGCGCGTACTGAACAAGGCGTGGGCGATCAAGTTCAATGTGCAGCGTCCGACCGATTTCAAGGCCAAGGAAGAGTCCTACGCGGTGCGCAACGCCAACGGCACCGGTGCCTATGTCCTGAAATCGCGTGAGCCGGATGTAAAGACGGTATTCGTCGCCAATTCGAACTGGTGGGGCAAACGCGAAGGCGACGCTGATGAAGTGATTTACACGCCGATCAAATCGGATTCCACGCGGGTGGCGGCGCTGGTGTCGGGCGAAGTTGATCTGATCCTCGATCCGCCCGTGCAGGACATCGCCAAGCTCAAGGAAAACAAGGATCTCAAAATTGTCGAAGGCAATGAGAATCGCACCATTTTCGTCAACTTCGACCAGGGCCGTGACGAGCTGCTCTATGGCAGCAAAGGCAAGAACCCCTTCAAGGACTTGCGTGTGCGTCAGGCCATGCTGCTGACCATCGACGTTCCCGCCATTCACAAGACGGTGATGCGCGGCCTGGCACTACCCACCATGTCCATGATCGCGCCACAGGTGCGCGGCTACTCGAAGGATCTGGAGAAACGCCCGACCGTGGACGTCGAGAAGGCGAAAAAGCTGATGGCCGATGCGGGCTTCACGAATGGTTTTGACGTCACGTTCGATTGCCCCAATGACCGCTACAAGAATGACGAGAAAATTTGCACGGCGATTGCCGGCATGTTGTCCAAGATCGGCATCCGCATCAAGCTGAACGCAATGCCCAAAGCCGCGTTCTTCCCGAAAGTGCAGAACAGCGACACCAGCATGTATTTGTACGGCTGGGGTGTGCCGACCTTTGACTCGCTCTACACTTTGCAGGAAATCATCCGCACCAAAGGCAAGGGCGGTGACGGCGCGAACAACTATTGTGGGTATTCCAACGTCAAAGCGGACGCACTGATCGACAAGCTCAAGACCGAAACCGACTTCACCCGGCGCACCGAACTGACGCGTGAAGCGCTGCTGCTGGCGCAGGCCGATGTCGGGCATATTCCGCTGCACCACCAGGTGATTCCGTGGGCGATGCGCAAAAACATTAGCGTGGTGCATACCGCGAACAATGCACTCTACGCAAAGTGGGTGGTGATCAAATAA
- a CDS encoding MFS transporter: protein MRPVRDEMAIQGGIKNLPWLFTGTFIGMLVVTPLFGWISSRWPRRQFLPAVYLFFIANIGLFYFAMQSKALDTTAVAAAFFIWLSVFNYFVVSVFWSFMTDVFDNASAKRLFGAIAAGGSLGAMTGPVITASLVKVVGIPNLLLISASLMCCAVACIIGLGRWATQQAATDHKDEAALGGGVLDGIRLAFASPYLLTICGYVALLQLLGNYFYLEQLRVVSESLASPAERTQLFAQLDLGVNTITLLGQVFITSALLRRMGLIFCLILLPILGVFTLGITGLVPTLAVISVSTVIRRACEFAIGKPAREILFTVVSRQERYKAKNVIDTVVSRGSDVVSTWSHAGLRGIGMTTAQMAFAGIPLCLVLIGAGIYLGREQEKRRGLQSPIGSKDTKLAASA, encoded by the coding sequence TTGCGGCCTGTACGCGACGAAATGGCCATTCAGGGCGGCATCAAGAATTTGCCGTGGCTGTTCACCGGCACGTTCATCGGCATGCTGGTGGTCACACCGCTATTCGGCTGGATTTCCTCGCGCTGGCCGCGGCGCCAGTTCCTGCCGGCGGTTTACCTGTTTTTCATCGCGAACATCGGGCTGTTCTACTTCGCGATGCAAAGCAAGGCGCTTGATACCACGGCGGTTGCGGCGGCATTCTTTATCTGGCTGTCGGTATTCAACTATTTTGTCGTGAGCGTGTTCTGGAGTTTCATGACCGATGTATTCGACAACGCCAGCGCCAAGCGGCTGTTCGGCGCCATCGCGGCGGGCGGCAGCCTCGGCGCCATGACGGGGCCGGTGATCACGGCGTCGCTGGTGAAGGTGGTCGGCATACCCAACCTGTTGCTGATTTCCGCCTCGCTGATGTGCTGCGCGGTGGCATGCATTATCGGCCTGGGACGCTGGGCCACGCAGCAGGCGGCGACCGATCACAAAGACGAGGCCGCGCTTGGCGGCGGCGTACTTGATGGCATCAGGTTGGCATTCGCGTCGCCCTACCTGCTCACCATCTGCGGCTACGTCGCGCTTCTGCAATTGCTGGGCAACTATTTCTATCTGGAACAGTTGCGGGTGGTCTCCGAATCGCTCGCCTCACCGGCCGAGCGCACGCAACTGTTCGCGCAGCTCGATCTGGGTGTCAACACCATCACCCTGCTGGGCCAGGTATTCATTACCAGTGCTTTGCTGCGCCGCATGGGACTGATCTTCTGCCTGATTCTTTTACCGATCCTCGGCGTGTTCACGCTGGGCATCACCGGTCTCGTGCCGACGCTGGCGGTAATCTCCGTCTCCACGGTTATCCGCCGCGCCTGCGAATTCGCCATCGGCAAGCCGGCGCGGGAAATCCTGTTCACGGTGGTATCGCGACAGGAACGCTACAAAGCCAAGAACGTCATCGACACGGTCGTCTCACGAGGCAGCGATGTTGTCTCGACCTGGAGCCACGCCGGGCTGCGTGGCATTGGCATGACCACCGCGCAGATGGCGTTCGCCGGAATCCCGTTGTGCCTGGTGTTAATCGGCGCGGGAATCTATTTGGGGCGTGAGCAGGAAAAGCGTCGTGGCCTGCAAAGTCCGATCGGCAGCAAGGACACGAAGTTGGCGGCATCAGCCTGA
- a CDS encoding MFS transporter, with amino-acid sequence MTTIVVVKKDGLVVIAGDTLTTFGSTRLASVHDAAPEKLLKHGDTYFGIAGSAAHQLVLESLLKKHPEFKFHGREEIYESFRKIHPILKDEAFLNPKEEEDDPYESSQLTALVVNSSGIFGVYSMREVFEFDKFWSIGSGRDFALGAMFAVYKGRKSAEDIARIGVLAGAEYDTGTGLPMNVATVKLSAKAR; translated from the coding sequence ATGACCACTATCGTTGTCGTAAAAAAGGATGGTCTGGTGGTGATCGCCGGGGATACGCTGACCACATTTGGATCAACCCGGCTCGCGAGTGTCCACGACGCGGCGCCTGAAAAACTCCTGAAACACGGTGACACCTATTTCGGCATCGCCGGCAGTGCTGCCCACCAGCTGGTGCTTGAAAGCCTGTTGAAGAAGCACCCGGAGTTCAAATTCCACGGGCGCGAGGAAATCTACGAGAGTTTTCGCAAGATCCATCCGATTTTGAAAGATGAAGCTTTCCTGAATCCCAAGGAAGAGGAGGACGATCCTTACGAGTCCTCGCAACTTACCGCGCTGGTGGTGAATTCCAGCGGCATTTTCGGGGTCTATTCGATGCGTGAAGTCTTCGAGTTCGACAAATTCTGGTCCATTGGGTCGGGACGCGATTTTGCGCTGGGCGCCATGTTCGCGGTGTACAAGGGGCGCAAGAGCGCCGAGGACATCGCCCGGATCGGCGTGCTGGCCGGTGCCGAGTACGATACCGGAACGGGATTGCCAATGAACGTGGCCACGGTGAAACTAAGTGCGAAAGCACGGTAA
- a CDS encoding RNA-binding S4 domain-containing protein, whose translation MSDAPQSVRLDKWLWSARFFKTRQLSIEAINAGHIELNGDRAKPAKSVKPGDEVTVRKPPYEYILVVTAVSEKRGSATIARELYSETAESIAAREKLLAELREMPTPIFKGRPTKRDRRTLENWQRAASHGDDE comes from the coding sequence ATGAGTGATGCGCCGCAGTCGGTGCGGCTCGACAAGTGGTTGTGGAGTGCGCGCTTTTTCAAGACCCGTCAACTGTCGATTGAAGCCATCAACGCCGGCCACATCGAGCTCAACGGTGATCGCGCCAAGCCGGCAAAATCCGTCAAGCCGGGCGATGAAGTGACGGTGCGCAAGCCGCCCTATGAATATATTCTGGTGGTAACCGCGGTATCCGAAAAAAGGGGCTCTGCAACTATCGCCCGCGAACTGTATTCAGAAACCGCCGAGAGCATCGCGGCCCGCGAAAAACTGCTTGCGGAACTGCGTGAAATGCCGACACCCATTTTCAAAGGCCGGCCGACCAAGCGCGACCGCCGTACGCTTGAAAACTGGCAACGCGCTGCGTCACATGGCGACGATGAATAG
- a CDS encoding DUF937 domain-containing protein → MGLLDGLLGGLMGGQQQGGNNPLLQIALQMLANKNDAGGGGLGGLINSFQNAGMGDQLKSWIGTGANMPISADQLASALGSDKIRDIASQLGMSHGEVSGGLADMLPQMIDKLSPNGQLPDNHNMLQDALSAFLKR, encoded by the coding sequence ATGGGATTACTGGACGGATTACTCGGCGGCCTGATGGGCGGCCAACAGCAGGGTGGCAATAACCCGTTGCTGCAAATTGCGCTGCAAATGCTGGCCAACAAGAACGATGCGGGTGGCGGCGGATTGGGCGGCCTCATCAATTCATTTCAGAATGCCGGCATGGGCGATCAGTTGAAGTCATGGATAGGCACTGGCGCAAACATGCCCATCTCCGCCGATCAGCTTGCGTCCGCGCTGGGATCAGACAAGATCCGCGATATCGCCTCGCAGCTTGGCATGTCGCACGGCGAAGTTTCCGGCGGACTCGCCGACATGCTGCCGCAGATGATCGACAAGCTTTCACCCAACGGGCAGCTGCCCGACAATCACAACATGCTGCAGGATGCACTATCGGCGTTCCTGAAGCGCTGA
- a CDS encoding competence/damage-inducible protein A codes for MKTFGAIIIGDEILAGKRQDKHLSKTIEALKTRGLDLAYAHYIGDEPARIVDTLKQSFATDHIVFSFGGIGATPDDYTRQCAAAALGVALHQHPDAVAAMQAKPNFEITANRLKMAEFPVGSTIIPNPYNQIAAFSCGDHHFLPGFPEMAWPMLDWVLDTRYVHLFNQVPFAEEIIVIHDAGESHLIDAMNRIVSGFPTTKLSSLPQHRPTGRIIELSIRGDPQAVPVAMQQMKTEVHSLGFRFDVK; via the coding sequence ATGAAAACCTTTGGCGCGATCATCATCGGTGACGAAATCCTCGCGGGCAAGCGTCAGGACAAACACTTGTCGAAAACTATCGAGGCGCTGAAAACGCGCGGGCTCGATCTGGCTTATGCACACTACATCGGCGACGAACCGGCACGCATTGTTGATACGCTGAAACAGTCTTTTGCGACGGATCACATCGTTTTCAGCTTCGGTGGCATCGGCGCGACACCCGATGACTACACGCGCCAATGTGCCGCGGCCGCGCTGGGCGTCGCACTGCACCAGCACCCGGATGCCGTCGCGGCAATGCAAGCCAAGCCCAATTTCGAGATCACCGCCAATCGCCTGAAAATGGCCGAATTCCCGGTCGGCTCCACCATCATTCCCAATCCCTACAATCAGATCGCGGCATTCTCCTGTGGCGATCACCATTTCCTGCCGGGATTTCCGGAAATGGCCTGGCCGATGCTGGATTGGGTGTTGGACACCCGCTACGTGCACCTGTTTAACCAAGTGCCGTTCGCCGAGGAAATCATTGTCATTCATGATGCCGGCGAGAGTCACCTGATCGATGCAATGAACCGCATCGTGAGCGGCTTTCCAACGACCAAACTTTCCAGCCTTCCGCAGCATCGGCCGACGGGACGCATCATTGAGCTGTCAATCCGCGGCGACCCGCAGGCGGTGCCGGTTGCAATGCAACAAATGAAGACAGAAGTTCACAGTCTGGGTTTTCGTTTTGACGTAAAGTGA
- a CDS encoding YbhB/YbcL family Raf kinase inhibitor-like protein translates to MKISSASFQDKTPIPAEYAFCAMDAKTHATLSANRNPQLSWSDAPAGTKSFVLICHDPDVPSKGDDVNKEDRTVPASLPRVDFFHWVLIDLPPSVSRIAPGEFSSSVVARGKPGPAAAHDARQGVNDYTSWFAGDGDMGGDYYGYDGPCPPWNDEIPHRYVFTLFALDVAKLAVEGRFTGPDVRAAMKGHVLAESAVTGIYTLNPQVKS, encoded by the coding sequence ATGAAAATCTCCAGCGCCAGTTTTCAGGACAAGACACCCATCCCCGCCGAATATGCATTCTGCGCGATGGACGCCAAGACCCATGCGACGCTGTCGGCGAATCGCAATCCGCAGTTGTCGTGGAGCGATGCGCCCGCGGGCACAAAATCGTTTGTATTGATCTGTCATGACCCGGACGTGCCGTCAAAGGGCGATGACGTCAACAAGGAAGATCGCACGGTACCGGCATCATTGCCGCGCGTCGATTTTTTCCACTGGGTGCTGATCGACCTTCCACCATCGGTCAGCCGTATCGCCCCGGGTGAGTTTTCATCGAGCGTGGTCGCCAGGGGAAAACCGGGACCGGCTGCGGCGCATGACGCGCGCCAGGGTGTCAACGACTACACCAGCTGGTTTGCGGGTGACGGCGATATGGGTGGCGATTATTACGGCTACGATGGACCATGCCCGCCATGGAATGACGAGATCCCGCACCGATATGTTTTCACGCTGTTTGCGCTTGATGTGGCCAAACTTGCCGTGGAGGGACGCTTTACCGGCCCGGATGTGCGTGCCGCCATGAAAGGACACGTGCTGGCGGAATCGGCCGTTACCGGGATCTATACGCTGAATCCACAGGTAAAGTCCTGA
- a CDS encoding FKBP-type peptidyl-prolyl cis-trans isomerase, with the protein MKGSAVTTAAAAPVTATTAPTPAAAPPAPAVPIARLKPQDALPSAPTAITAIDEMVGDGPAADTGNDVLVHYTGWLYDASLPGGKGKQFDSSRTRNQLFRFKLGAGRVIKGWDQGVVGMQVKGKRTLIIPAEYGYGARGAGGVIPPNSTLIFDVELVELPPG; encoded by the coding sequence ATGAAGGGAAGCGCCGTGACCACGGCTGCGGCGGCACCCGTAACGGCAACGACCGCACCGACACCGGCAGCAGCACCGCCAGCGCCCGCCGTGCCGATTGCCCGCCTCAAGCCGCAAGATGCATTGCCCTCCGCTCCCACCGCGATTACGGCAATCGATGAAATGGTCGGCGATGGTCCCGCAGCAGACACCGGCAACGATGTCCTGGTGCATTACACCGGTTGGCTTTACGACGCCAGCCTGCCTGGCGGAAAAGGCAAACAGTTCGATAGTTCCCGCACGCGCAATCAGCTGTTCCGCTTCAAACTTGGCGCTGGCCGCGTGATTAAGGGCTGGGATCAAGGTGTAGTCGGCATGCAGGTGAAAGGCAAGCGTACGCTGATCATTCCCGCCGAATATGGTTACGGCGCACGCGGCGCGGGTGGCGTGATACCGCCAAACAGCACGCTTATTTTTGATGTTGAATTGGTTGAACTCCCACCGGGCTGA
- the ggt gene encoding gamma-glutamyltransferase, protein MNAGVLRRAPACAGALLALGAQAQAPRPAPELPSGYQEKKLAHATKYMVVAAHPLAVDAGLKMLERGGSATDAAIAVQMVLNLVEPQASGIGGGAFILHYNALKKITSAYDGRETAPQAATPELFIGADGKPMRYQDAVIGGRSVGVPGLLRVVEMAHARHGKLPWATLFEPAIALAENGFALSARVQTHIANEKILSKDLKAREDFHLADGTPKPTGAILKNPEFAAVLRRIAKEVPDAFYTGTLAKEMVAAVRGHATNPGTLSEEDLISYRARTVDPLCAPYRRYRVCGEPPPGGGLTVLQMLKTLERFDMKAVRPDSTEAVHLFAEAGRLAYADRERYLADVRFAQVPVEELADAAYNRRRSELIRPEKSMGRAEAGVPKSATVTMADGDTPEFPSTSHISIVDRDGNAVSMTTSIESRFGSRIFVRGFLLNNQLTDFSMTPMSNGRQVANAVYPGKRPRSAMSPTLVFDANDRLHMVIGSPGGSFIINFVAKTLVATLDWGMDIQSAISLPNFGSRNGATEIEKGTAVENLIGPLKSIGHEVRAIDLTSGLHGIMRTSDGWQGGADPRREGIAQGR, encoded by the coding sequence ATGAATGCAGGGGTTCTTCGCCGGGCCCCTGCCTGCGCGGGCGCTTTGCTTGCGCTCGGCGCCCAGGCGCAGGCCCCGCGACCTGCACCTGAATTGCCTTCGGGCTATCAGGAAAAAAAGCTCGCGCATGCGACGAAGTACATGGTGGTCGCTGCGCATCCGCTGGCAGTGGACGCAGGCCTGAAAATGCTCGAACGTGGCGGCAGCGCAACCGATGCCGCCATCGCCGTGCAAATGGTGTTGAATCTGGTGGAACCGCAGGCGTCCGGCATTGGTGGGGGCGCATTCATCTTGCATTACAACGCTTTGAAAAAAATCACCAGTGCCTACGATGGCCGGGAGACCGCGCCACAAGCCGCCACGCCGGAACTATTTATCGGTGCTGATGGCAAGCCCATGCGCTATCAGGACGCCGTGATCGGTGGACGGTCGGTCGGCGTTCCGGGATTGCTGCGGGTGGTGGAAATGGCCCACGCACGGCATGGCAAGCTGCCATGGGCGACACTGTTCGAGCCCGCCATTGCACTCGCGGAAAATGGTTTCGCGCTGTCCGCGCGCGTGCAAACCCATATTGCGAACGAAAAAATATTATCGAAGGACTTGAAGGCGCGGGAAGACTTTCATCTTGCGGACGGCACACCGAAACCCACCGGCGCAATTCTGAAAAATCCGGAATTCGCCGCCGTCCTTCGCCGAATTGCCAAGGAAGTGCCGGACGCGTTTTACACCGGCACCTTGGCAAAAGAAATGGTTGCCGCCGTGCGCGGACATGCGACCAACCCGGGAACACTCAGCGAAGAGGATCTCATCTCGTACCGCGCCCGTACGGTTGATCCGCTTTGCGCGCCATACCGCCGTTACCGTGTATGCGGCGAGCCGCCTCCAGGCGGCGGCCTGACGGTGCTGCAAATGCTGAAAACGCTGGAGCGATTCGACATGAAAGCGGTGCGCCCGGATTCCACGGAAGCCGTGCATCTGTTTGCTGAAGCTGGTCGTCTCGCGTATGCGGACCGGGAGCGATACCTGGCCGATGTTCGTTTCGCGCAGGTGCCCGTCGAGGAACTCGCCGATGCAGCTTACAATCGCCGGCGCAGCGAGCTGATACGGCCCGAAAAATCGATGGGCCGCGCGGAAGCCGGCGTACCAAAAAGCGCAACAGTCACAATGGCGGACGGCGACACGCCCGAGTTCCCGTCCACCAGCCACATTTCAATCGTTGACCGGGATGGCAATGCAGTCAGCATGACGACCTCCATCGAATCGCGATTCGGCAGCCGAATCTTCGTACGGGGTTTCCTGCTCAATAATCAGCTGACCGATTTTTCAATGACCCCGATGAGCAATGGACGCCAGGTCGCCAACGCTGTCTATCCCGGCAAACGACCGCGCAGCGCCATGTCGCCGACACTCGTATTTGATGCGAACGACCGGTTACACATGGTCATCGGGAGCCCGGGCGGCTCGTTCATCATCAATTTTGTCGCCAAGACGCTGGTCGCCACGCTGGATTGGGGCATGGATATCCAATCCGCCATTTCGTTGCCCAACTTCGGCAGCCGCAACGGCGCGACCGAAATCGAAAAAGGCACGGCGGTCGAGAACTTGATAGGCCCGTTGAAGTCTATCGGTCACGAGGTGCGCGCAATTGATCTGACCAGCGGTTTACATGGCATCATGCGCACTTCAGATGGCTGGCAAGGCGGCGCCGATCCGCGGCGCGAAGGCATTGCACAAGGCCGCTAA